A single window of Bradyrhizobium daqingense DNA harbors:
- a CDS encoding lipopolysaccharide biosynthesis protein, whose product MIQSIIQFMRRDVTRGVAGTILLKVGSGAFAFALFSLAARTMSPDGFGIFATWLSVAQIASVVGLVGQEALLVRFLNEYQVGNRLDLTKGVLRSSLKISSIAMLIVIGAIAIVANIKGNGWLLILAVSAYTAVNAGLMLGSQVARSLVSILMGEGNREFFWRVGVVLFLLAILLGHGRLEPAALFAVMTIAMSVSLGAQIVSVAKALPDLRGTTARSEPSRWRSSALHFWIASALEAANQYFDVILVYWMLDPATAGVYFAASRLANIFAMLSAALYSFGARRLPSLYFSNNHQEFERTLKLMAEVTGLCVISGLFLIWIGGPYLLNLFGPHFAAQHWVLIVLAIGTAIQAAGGPSAAILQLTGHERIYVPVVAANVALRLVGFVVLIPWLGVLGAAISATVSLALATIALNVLCRRRSGVDPSILALLRFGGSKRGTFAVRGADTGD is encoded by the coding sequence ATGATCCAATCCATCATTCAGTTCATGCGGCGCGACGTAACGCGCGGTGTCGCCGGGACCATCCTTCTCAAGGTTGGCAGCGGCGCATTTGCGTTTGCGTTGTTCTCGCTTGCGGCGCGGACGATGTCGCCGGATGGGTTCGGCATCTTTGCAACCTGGCTTTCGGTCGCACAGATCGCCTCGGTCGTGGGCCTGGTCGGCCAGGAAGCCCTCCTGGTGCGCTTTCTGAACGAGTATCAGGTGGGAAATCGGCTCGATCTCACCAAGGGTGTCTTGCGGTCGAGTCTGAAGATTTCCTCTATCGCAATGCTGATCGTGATCGGCGCGATCGCGATCGTGGCGAACATCAAGGGCAACGGATGGCTGCTGATCCTCGCCGTGTCCGCTTATACTGCGGTGAATGCAGGGCTGATGCTGGGCAGCCAGGTTGCGCGCTCGCTGGTCAGCATCCTGATGGGGGAAGGAAACAGGGAGTTCTTCTGGCGGGTCGGCGTCGTCCTGTTCCTGCTCGCAATCCTGTTAGGCCATGGCCGGCTCGAACCCGCCGCATTGTTCGCCGTCATGACGATCGCCATGTCGGTCAGCCTCGGCGCACAGATCGTTTCAGTCGCGAAAGCTCTGCCGGATCTCCGCGGCACGACGGCACGGTCCGAGCCGTCGCGCTGGAGATCGAGCGCGCTGCACTTCTGGATCGCGTCCGCCCTTGAGGCCGCGAACCAGTATTTCGACGTCATTCTGGTTTACTGGATGCTGGATCCGGCGACGGCCGGCGTCTATTTCGCCGCCTCACGCCTTGCCAACATCTTCGCCATGCTGTCGGCAGCGCTGTACAGCTTCGGTGCGCGCCGGCTTCCTTCGCTGTATTTCAGCAACAACCATCAGGAGTTCGAGCGGACGCTCAAGCTGATGGCCGAGGTGACCGGGCTTTGCGTGATCAGCGGCCTCTTCCTGATCTGGATTGGCGGCCCCTATCTTCTCAACCTGTTCGGGCCTCATTTCGCCGCGCAGCACTGGGTCCTGATCGTGCTCGCGATCGGAACGGCGATTCAGGCAGCTGGTGGTCCTTCTGCGGCGATATTGCAGCTCACCGGCCACGAGCGCATCTATGTTCCCGTCGTCGCCGCCAATGTGGCGTTGCGGCTGGTCGGATTTGTCGTGCTGATCCCCTGGCTCGGCGTGCTTGGCGCAGCGATCTCCGCCACGGTGTCGCTGGCGCTTGCGACCATCGCGCTCAACGTGCTGTGCCGCCGGCGGTCCGGAGTCGATCCCTCAATTCTCGCGCTGTTGCGCTTTGGCGGATCGAAACGCGGCACCTTTGCAGTCCGCGGCGCCGACACGGGCGATTAG
- a CDS encoding ABC transporter substrate-binding protein produces MLKTIMLAGAAMALALSTAPAFAKELKSIGVSLGSMGNPFFVALSKGAEFEAKKTNPNVKITTVGFEYDLGKQVTQIDNFIAAGVDLILLNPGDPKAIGPAIKKAQAAGIVVVAVDTAAEGADATVTTNNVQAGEISCQYIVDKLGGKGDVIIENGPQVSAVIDRVVGCKNVLSKNPGIKVLSSDQDGKGSREGGLTVAQGYLTRFPKIDAIFAINDPQAIGTDLAARQQNRTGIVITAVDGAPDIEAALKDPQSPQIQASASQDPFFMARRAVQVGVGILNGQKPASPLELLPSKLVTRDNVAAYKGWTSDRSQ; encoded by the coding sequence ATGTTGAAGACGATCATGCTCGCCGGTGCCGCCATGGCGCTCGCCCTAAGCACCGCGCCAGCCTTTGCCAAGGAGCTCAAATCGATCGGCGTCTCGCTGGGATCGATGGGCAACCCGTTCTTCGTCGCGCTGTCGAAGGGCGCCGAGTTCGAGGCCAAGAAGACCAATCCCAATGTGAAGATCACGACCGTCGGCTTCGAATACGATCTCGGCAAGCAGGTCACCCAGATCGACAATTTCATCGCTGCCGGCGTTGACCTGATCCTGCTCAATCCGGGTGATCCCAAGGCGATCGGGCCGGCGATCAAGAAGGCGCAGGCGGCGGGCATCGTCGTCGTCGCTGTCGATACCGCGGCCGAAGGCGCCGACGCCACGGTGACCACGAACAACGTGCAGGCCGGCGAGATCTCCTGCCAGTACATCGTCGACAAACTGGGAGGGAAGGGCGACGTGATCATCGAGAACGGACCCCAGGTCTCCGCCGTGATCGACCGGGTTGTCGGCTGCAAGAATGTGCTCTCGAAGAATCCCGGCATCAAGGTGCTGTCCAGCGATCAGGACGGCAAGGGCTCGCGCGAGGGCGGTCTCACGGTTGCGCAGGGCTATCTGACCCGCTTCCCCAAAATCGACGCCATCTTCGCCATCAACGATCCGCAGGCGATCGGCACCGATCTTGCGGCGCGCCAGCAGAACCGCACCGGTATCGTCATCACGGCGGTCGACGGCGCGCCCGATATCGAGGCTGCGCTAAAGGATCCGCAATCGCCGCAAATCCAGGCCTCGGCGTCACAGGATCCGTTCTTCATGGCGCGGCGGGCCGTCCAGGTCGGTGTCGGCATTCTCAATGGCCAGAAGCCGGCCTCCCCCCTCGAGCTCCTGCCGTCCAAGCTGGTGACCAGGGACAACGTCGCCGCCTACAAGGGCTGGACGTCGGATCGTTCTCAGTAG
- a CDS encoding ABC transporter permease subunit — MPDNGASRAAPATTNDSAAESNRQRLRMLISALGMLPVLLILCIGFHFLSEGRFFTGQNLGIVLQQAAVNTVLAAGMTFVILTGGIDLSVGSILAASAMAGLTLSKMPELGMLWLPAALLTGLGFGIVNGALIALLRLPPFIVTLGSLTAVRGLARLLGADTTVFNPSIPYAFIGNGSLTLIPGVASIPWLSVIALLVILVSWLVLRRTVLGVHIYAVGGNESAARLAGIKVWAVLIFVYGISGLFAGLGGAMQAARLYAANGLQLGQSYELDAITAVILGGTSFVGGIGSIWGTLVGALIIAVLSNGLILIGVSDIWQYVIKGLVIIGAVALDRYRLQGSART, encoded by the coding sequence ATGCCTGACAACGGTGCTTCACGAGCCGCGCCGGCGACGACCAACGATTCAGCCGCGGAGTCAAACCGACAGCGGCTGAGAATGCTGATCAGCGCGCTCGGCATGCTGCCGGTGCTGCTGATCCTCTGCATTGGCTTTCATTTCCTGTCCGAGGGGCGCTTCTTCACCGGGCAAAATCTCGGCATCGTGCTGCAGCAGGCCGCGGTGAACACCGTGCTCGCCGCAGGCATGACCTTCGTCATCCTCACCGGCGGCATCGACCTTTCGGTCGGCTCGATCCTGGCGGCTTCCGCGATGGCGGGCTTGACGCTTTCCAAGATGCCGGAGCTCGGGATGCTGTGGCTGCCGGCCGCGCTGCTGACGGGCCTCGGTTTCGGGATCGTCAATGGCGCGCTGATTGCGCTGCTCCGCCTGCCGCCTTTCATCGTCACGCTCGGCTCTCTCACCGCGGTTCGCGGCCTGGCGCGGCTGCTCGGGGCCGACACCACCGTGTTCAATCCATCCATTCCCTATGCTTTCATCGGTAACGGCTCGCTGACGCTCATCCCCGGCGTTGCTTCGATCCCGTGGCTCTCGGTGATCGCCTTGCTCGTCATCCTGGTCTCGTGGCTGGTGCTGCGCCGGACCGTGCTCGGTGTGCATATCTATGCAGTGGGCGGCAATGAAAGCGCGGCGCGTCTTGCCGGCATCAAGGTCTGGGCGGTGCTGATCTTCGTCTACGGTATCTCTGGACTTTTCGCCGGGCTCGGCGGCGCCATGCAGGCGGCGCGGCTCTACGCGGCCAACGGCCTCCAGCTCGGTCAGTCCTACGAGCTCGATGCGATCACCGCCGTGATCCTCGGCGGCACTTCGTTCGTCGGCGGCATCGGCTCGATCTGGGGCACACTGGTCGGCGCGCTGATCATCGCCGTGCTCTCGAACGGCCTCATCCTCATCGGTGTCTCCGACATCTGGCAATATGTGATCAAGGGCTTGGTGATCATCGGTGCCGTGGCGCTGGACCGCTACCGGCTGCAAGGCTCCGCCAGAACCTGA
- a CDS encoding FAD-dependent oxidoreductase, producing MEARLTAAVLIVGGGPCGLMLANELGRRGVSAILVDEKPGTAFNPQANATQARSMEHYRRLGFADEIRREGLPADYPTDVAYFTRYAGYELARFALPSSSRAGELIKGMSGSWSAAELPHRVSQKYVEAVLLRHAERLPGIKLNYGHRLIGYVESDDGIAGEVERLDDGSRFQVQADFLVGADGPRSMVRQSLGIVYGGETGMQRDFMGGRMLAVYLRSPDFYASIPHAKAWMYNCFNGDRRTFMASVNGRDEFAFHTQLRPGEDAGAITVTEAKTAFQRACGVPIACEVLSFLTWTAGHALVANGMQRGRVFLGGDAAHLFTPTGGLGYNTAIEDAVNLGWKLASVVKGVSPVALLDSYEIERRPVALRNTDYARRFADSLGLFAPAPEIEHATDQGDEARRIAGAYLERHARAEFNIPGVTFGGRYDGSPIIISDGSQPPPDAANVYVPSACPGGRAPHAWLEGGVSLYDLFGFEWTLLQFGEVETAHAAVADAVRMLGVDVKLVTLPASLRDLYEADLALIRPDQIVAWRGGASQAGTIGRVLGHAKGQ from the coding sequence TTGGAAGCACGTCTGACGGCCGCGGTGCTCATCGTGGGCGGGGGCCCATGCGGGCTGATGCTGGCCAACGAGCTCGGCCGGCGCGGCGTGTCCGCGATCCTGGTCGATGAAAAACCCGGCACGGCGTTCAATCCGCAGGCCAATGCGACGCAGGCGCGCTCGATGGAGCATTACCGCCGGCTGGGCTTTGCCGACGAGATCAGGCGGGAGGGCTTGCCTGCGGACTATCCGACCGACGTTGCCTATTTCACGCGTTACGCAGGTTATGAGCTGGCGCGGTTTGCGCTGCCGTCATCGTCGCGGGCAGGTGAGCTGATCAAGGGTATGTCGGGCTCCTGGAGCGCCGCGGAGCTGCCGCATCGGGTCTCGCAGAAATATGTCGAAGCGGTGCTACTCCGCCATGCCGAACGGCTGCCCGGCATCAAGCTGAATTATGGCCATAGGCTCATCGGTTACGTCGAGAGCGACGACGGCATTGCCGGCGAGGTCGAACGTCTCGATGATGGCAGCCGCTTCCAGGTCCAAGCCGACTTCCTGGTTGGCGCCGACGGGCCGCGCTCGATGGTTCGTCAATCGCTCGGCATCGTTTATGGCGGCGAGACCGGGATGCAGCGCGATTTCATGGGCGGCCGCATGCTGGCGGTCTATCTCCGCTCGCCCGATTTCTACGCGAGCATCCCACATGCCAAGGCGTGGATGTACAATTGCTTCAACGGCGATCGCCGCACCTTCATGGCATCGGTGAATGGGCGCGACGAATTCGCGTTCCACACCCAGCTCCGGCCGGGCGAAGACGCAGGCGCGATCACGGTCACTGAGGCCAAGACAGCGTTTCAGCGCGCTTGCGGTGTGCCGATCGCGTGCGAGGTGCTGTCGTTCCTGACCTGGACTGCCGGCCACGCGCTGGTCGCAAACGGAATGCAGCGGGGAAGGGTCTTCCTCGGCGGCGATGCGGCACATCTGTTCACGCCGACCGGAGGGCTCGGTTACAACACCGCGATCGAGGACGCGGTCAATCTCGGCTGGAAGCTCGCAAGCGTCGTCAAGGGCGTCAGCCCGGTCGCGCTGCTCGACAGCTACGAGATCGAGCGGCGACCCGTGGCGCTTCGCAACACCGATTATGCGCGGCGCTTTGCCGACTCCCTCGGCCTGTTCGCGCCCGCGCCGGAGATCGAGCACGCGACGGATCAGGGAGACGAGGCGCGGCGGATCGCGGGTGCGTATCTCGAACGGCACGCGCGCGCCGAATTCAACATTCCCGGCGTCACGTTCGGCGGACGTTATGACGGCTCGCCGATCATCATCTCCGATGGCAGCCAGCCGCCGCCCGACGCTGCGAACGTCTATGTCCCGAGTGCTTGCCCCGGCGGCCGCGCACCGCACGCATGGCTGGAAGGCGGCGTGTCCCTGTACGACCTGTTCGGGTTCGAATGGACCCTGCTCCAGTTCGGGGAGGTCGAGACAGCTCACGCGGCAGTCGCTGACGCCGTCCGCATGCTCGGGGTCGATGTGAAGCTGGTTACGCTGCCAGCATCCCTGCGCGATCTCTATGAGGCGGACCTCGCTCTGATACGTCCCGACCAGATCGTGGCCTGGCGCGGCGGCGCGTCACAAGCCGGCACGATCGGACGCGTCCTTGGCCACGCTAAAGGACAGTAG
- a CDS encoding glucosamine inositolphosphorylceramide transferase family protein: MIIEFRCEREHARRWMDRETLSVDGKDVPVQIAWTVTAQPRPGGLEALFELERLVLHKGKRNGVGRLNVIPDRTQAHAGTADVVVDFTGGARDPKCPARLYLRPLFNGTAGENAALAAILAGDLPMIEIVNDVDGAVLDRGHPSGEIAAGLSGALETVMARTLTMVAAILSGRPRIVPQLARPAGDGTGRHPAAHVARGLAVSIAKEIYRLCCYAPHWHVGWRFNDGPGVWQSGNLSGPGWNVLGDPGHRFYADPFPITWQGRTFVFFEDLDHRVGKGTISAIEFNDAGPVGDVVPVLEEPWHLSYPFLIEDDGALWMIPESSTHDDVALYKCVRFPDKWERHATLLSGLELADATITRHNGLHYLFGAWRDGTGGYSDSLAIYYADHLLGPWLPHASNPVLIDRASTRPAGNFVTIDGKLWRPVQDCADGYGAALALAEIVELSPTTFRQIVRNAIKPGSVWPGRKLHTLNRCGRLEVIDGSRVQPKTRAFASRPPSAVLPARANPSTVL, from the coding sequence ATGATCATCGAGTTTCGCTGTGAACGTGAGCATGCGCGGCGATGGATGGACCGCGAGACGCTGTCGGTCGACGGCAAGGATGTCCCTGTTCAGATTGCTTGGACGGTAACGGCGCAGCCACGCCCCGGCGGCCTGGAGGCACTGTTCGAACTCGAACGCCTGGTATTGCACAAGGGCAAACGCAACGGCGTCGGCAGGCTGAACGTCATCCCGGACCGCACGCAGGCTCACGCCGGCACGGCCGACGTGGTCGTCGATTTCACCGGCGGCGCCCGGGATCCCAAATGTCCTGCCCGGCTCTATCTGCGCCCATTGTTCAATGGAACCGCAGGTGAAAACGCTGCGCTCGCCGCCATTCTCGCCGGTGATCTTCCAATGATCGAGATCGTCAACGACGTCGATGGTGCAGTCCTCGATCGCGGCCACCCTTCCGGAGAGATCGCAGCCGGCCTCAGCGGCGCGCTCGAAACCGTCATGGCGCGAACCCTCACCATGGTGGCGGCCATCCTGTCGGGGCGCCCGCGCATCGTGCCGCAACTGGCGCGTCCAGCCGGAGACGGCACTGGCCGCCACCCGGCGGCGCATGTCGCGCGCGGCCTCGCCGTATCGATTGCCAAGGAGATCTATCGGCTCTGCTGCTATGCCCCGCATTGGCATGTTGGATGGCGCTTCAATGACGGCCCAGGCGTCTGGCAAAGCGGAAATCTGTCGGGACCGGGCTGGAATGTCCTCGGCGATCCCGGCCATCGCTTCTACGCCGATCCGTTTCCCATCACATGGCAGGGGCGAACTTTCGTCTTCTTCGAGGATCTCGATCACCGCGTCGGCAAGGGCACCATTTCTGCGATCGAGTTCAACGACGCGGGCCCGGTGGGCGACGTCGTGCCGGTGCTGGAGGAGCCCTGGCATCTCTCCTATCCGTTCCTGATCGAGGACGATGGCGCGTTGTGGATGATCCCGGAGAGTTCGACCCATGACGACGTCGCGCTCTACAAATGCGTTCGCTTTCCGGACAAGTGGGAGCGGCACGCCACGCTCCTGTCCGGCCTCGAGCTCGCCGATGCGACGATCACACGGCACAACGGCCTGCACTATCTGTTTGGCGCCTGGCGCGACGGAACGGGCGGCTATTCGGATTCGCTGGCGATCTATTACGCCGACCACCTCCTCGGCCCCTGGTTGCCCCACGCCAGCAATCCGGTCCTGATCGATCGTGCGAGCACGCGGCCGGCAGGAAATTTCGTCACCATCGATGGCAAATTGTGGCGCCCCGTTCAGGATTGTGCCGACGGCTACGGCGCAGCGCTTGCGCTGGCCGAAATCGTCGAGCTGTCGCCGACGACATTCAGGCAGATCGTCCGCAACGCCATCAAGCCCGGATCGGTATGGCCCGGCCGGAAGCTGCACACATTGAACCGCTGCGGCCGGCTCGAGGTGATCGACGGATCGCGTGTGCAACCCAAGACCCGTGCCTTCGCGAGCAGACCTCCATCGGCCGTCTTACCTGCACGAGCCAATCCTTCTACTGTCCTTTAG
- a CDS encoding MarR family winged helix-turn-helix transcriptional regulator, with amino-acid sequence MKARTSGTAWRHANIGRLLNNAVRRFEGRVLELMSERGHDETRIAHIGLTRNLDVEGTRLTELARRASMSKQAMGELVDQCAELGLVDRIADPTDRRARIVMFTPAGRKWLDAFRDAVDVAEREMRAELGKTTMDAILKGLAVYGAEFDTLGDAD; translated from the coding sequence GTGAAGGCAAGGACATCCGGGACCGCGTGGCGGCACGCCAATATCGGCCGCCTGCTCAACAATGCGGTACGGCGGTTCGAGGGCCGCGTGCTCGAACTAATGAGCGAGCGCGGCCACGACGAGACACGCATCGCGCATATCGGCCTTACGCGCAATCTCGACGTGGAGGGGACGCGGCTCACCGAGCTCGCCCGCCGTGCCTCCATGAGCAAGCAGGCGATGGGCGAACTGGTCGATCAATGCGCCGAGCTCGGCCTCGTCGATCGCATCGCCGATCCGACCGACCGGCGCGCGCGCATCGTCATGTTCACCCCGGCCGGGCGCAAATGGCTCGATGCATTCCGCGATGCCGTCGACGTCGCCGAGCGGGAGATGCGCGCCGAGCTCGGCAAGACCACGATGGACGCGATCCTGAAAGGGCTCGCGGTCTACGGTGCGGAGTTCGACACGTTGGGTGATGCCGATTAG
- a CDS encoding glycosyltransferase family 4 protein, with amino-acid sequence MLHYQPNKELGETTATALNPSGGSGRKLHVLLVQTQAENAGAQEITRLLGAGLSARGHRVTNLFFFRKSDSFDEPPNTLYCAASRPGHPLALLRMLSTLGHHIRTTRPDAVLTFQHFGNVIGAGVSRLVCRAPVIANQVSSALSMSWPVRTADIVMGSLGFFDRITLNSKDMEREYSRYPAAYRSRMVHVPHGFDDKALTLSKDAARQEFNLPRDRILLGCAARLHPHKRLDAAIRLLPDEPTWHLALAGQGADEARLKQLADDLKVSDRLYLLGEIPPRRMAGFLACLDVFVFPTQAETFGLAAVEAANAGVPSVVTDLPVLREVLSFEGKPTALFVDASDHTKLSAAVSSLLTDQQLRDELRQNAKGLRLRYSVDAMVEEYVRLLSQVT; translated from the coding sequence GTGCTCCATTACCAGCCGAACAAGGAGTTGGGCGAGACGACCGCGACAGCACTCAACCCGTCCGGCGGCAGCGGACGGAAGCTGCACGTCCTTCTCGTACAAACGCAGGCCGAAAACGCCGGCGCTCAGGAGATCACCAGGCTGCTCGGCGCCGGTCTCTCCGCGCGCGGTCACCGCGTCACCAATCTGTTCTTCTTCCGCAAGTCGGATTCATTCGACGAGCCGCCCAATACGCTCTACTGCGCCGCGAGCCGGCCGGGGCATCCGCTGGCCCTGCTGCGAATGCTGTCGACGCTCGGCCACCATATCAGGACAACCAGGCCCGACGCCGTTCTCACGTTCCAGCATTTCGGCAACGTCATCGGCGCCGGCGTGTCACGTCTTGTGTGCCGCGCGCCCGTCATCGCCAACCAGGTTTCGTCCGCGCTGTCGATGAGCTGGCCGGTCCGCACCGCCGACATCGTCATGGGCAGCCTCGGCTTCTTCGACCGCATCACGCTCAATTCGAAGGACATGGAACGCGAATATTCGCGTTATCCCGCGGCCTATCGCTCGCGCATGGTCCACGTCCCGCACGGCTTCGACGACAAAGCGCTCACCCTGTCGAAGGACGCAGCACGCCAGGAATTCAACCTGCCGCGGGATCGTATCCTGCTCGGCTGCGCGGCACGCCTGCACCCGCACAAGCGACTGGATGCGGCGATACGTCTGTTGCCGGATGAACCGACCTGGCACCTCGCACTGGCCGGACAGGGCGCCGATGAAGCCCGGCTGAAGCAGCTGGCTGACGATCTGAAGGTGTCGGACCGGCTGTATCTGCTCGGCGAAATCCCGCCGCGCCGGATGGCGGGCTTTCTCGCCTGCCTGGACGTGTTCGTGTTTCCGACGCAGGCCGAAACCTTCGGCCTGGCGGCGGTCGAGGCCGCAAACGCCGGTGTTCCCTCCGTCGTCACCGACCTTCCCGTGCTGCGCGAGGTGCTATCGTTCGAAGGAAAACCGACGGCCCTGTTCGTCGATGCGTCCGACCATACGAAGCTGTCGGCAGCCGTCTCCAGCCTTTTGACGGATCAACAACTGCGCGACGAACTGCGACAAAACGCCAAAGGCCTGCGGCTGCGCTATTCGGTAGATGCCATGGTGGAGGAATACGTTCGGCTTCTCAGCCAAGTCACTTGA
- a CDS encoding exopolysaccharide transport family protein encodes MTFGRRADPTSSGSTGLAASWDRNSSNGAAGRTAARARGVLTVSASLAFLRENARRILTLALAIFAFGAVVLLVIPTRYAATALVVVDPREQRITTEQDVLPGIGQDSAALQSLVEVAKSDGFLKPLIEELKVRDDPDLSGGYTDPARLLERFRNRLDISRRGLTYVIAFRFTSNRSERAAYYANAIAEAFVARQSRIRSEATDEAADWLGGRLKTLSDRLKASEDAVAAFKLEHRIVNAGKDATTQQLRVTELSQQVAAARARTEEAKARYEQAQRDVKANVESPVKQDLLSALRAQRSALNDQIAQKRAVLGDRHPDLVMSYGQLNDLNRQIEVERKKGIDTAKSEYEAQRDQQKALESQMKAAESQLLVDGQALVKLQELQRDAEANRNIYEQFLSRSKTTNEQRLLQSSQTKVASPAIPPLRSTLPPLPLLLAALAMGSLLASTAVVAATGRGPDKSAPDARDPEPAPRQAGAWSRPPVWARIPDLVPAEAPRNIWQGPVSAMELDLGPHLLPLFDRLEKLPGSLGKVVLVMSVGKRAGGNTVARSLNRWAVNSGKLSVLIRVEPDLGGAKIATAMAPADGTTTADFRSVDELLSAGRLPQPSPADDIRSEFDLIIVHATSLALQPEVAALAAHADLVVLVGREDAIDSAAMRRATAALSRFGNVPTGIVVNHVPADLSSAQRRGEALGLTG; translated from the coding sequence ATGACGTTCGGTCGCCGCGCAGACCCGACAAGTTCCGGATCGACCGGCCTCGCCGCGTCGTGGGACCGGAATTCGTCGAACGGTGCGGCCGGCAGGACAGCCGCCCGCGCTCGCGGCGTGCTTACTGTGAGCGCTTCGCTCGCCTTCCTTCGCGAAAATGCCCGGCGGATATTGACGCTCGCTCTCGCGATCTTCGCATTCGGTGCGGTCGTTCTGCTGGTGATCCCCACTCGCTATGCCGCGACGGCACTGGTCGTCGTCGATCCGCGCGAGCAGCGCATAACGACGGAGCAGGACGTCCTGCCGGGCATCGGACAGGACAGCGCCGCGCTGCAGAGCCTGGTCGAAGTGGCGAAGTCCGACGGATTTCTCAAGCCGCTGATCGAAGAGCTCAAGGTCCGCGATGATCCGGACCTTTCCGGCGGATACACCGATCCTGCGCGCCTGCTCGAGCGCTTCCGCAACCGCCTCGACATTTCCCGTCGTGGGCTGACCTATGTCATCGCCTTCCGGTTCACCTCGAACCGGTCGGAGCGGGCCGCTTACTACGCCAACGCCATTGCCGAGGCGTTCGTCGCCAGACAGAGCCGTATTCGCAGCGAAGCGACCGACGAGGCCGCGGACTGGCTCGGCGGCCGGCTCAAGACCTTGAGCGACCGGCTGAAGGCGTCGGAGGACGCCGTCGCCGCGTTCAAGCTCGAGCACAGGATCGTCAACGCCGGCAAGGATGCCACGACCCAGCAATTGCGGGTGACCGAGCTGTCGCAGCAGGTGGCCGCTGCGCGCGCCCGAACCGAAGAGGCGAAGGCCCGCTACGAGCAGGCACAGCGCGACGTGAAGGCGAATGTCGAGAGTCCCGTCAAGCAGGATCTGCTCAGCGCGCTGCGGGCCCAGCGATCGGCGCTCAACGACCAGATCGCGCAGAAGCGGGCGGTGCTCGGCGATCGCCATCCCGATCTCGTGATGTCGTACGGGCAGCTGAACGACCTCAACAGACAGATCGAGGTCGAGCGGAAGAAGGGCATCGACACCGCAAAATCGGAATACGAGGCCCAGCGCGATCAGCAGAAGGCGCTCGAAAGCCAGATGAAGGCGGCTGAATCGCAGCTCCTCGTCGATGGTCAGGCCCTGGTGAAGCTCCAGGAGCTGCAGCGCGACGCCGAGGCCAACAGGAACATCTACGAGCAATTCCTGTCGCGGTCCAAGACGACGAACGAGCAGCGCCTGCTGCAGAGCTCTCAGACCAAGGTCGCCTCGCCGGCTATTCCGCCGCTTCGCTCGACTCTTCCGCCGCTGCCTCTGCTGCTGGCCGCGCTCGCGATGGGTTCGCTGTTGGCATCGACCGCGGTCGTCGCCGCAACGGGACGCGGGCCGGACAAATCGGCTCCTGATGCGCGCGATCCCGAGCCGGCTCCGCGCCAAGCAGGAGCCTGGTCGCGTCCGCCCGTGTGGGCGCGCATTCCTGACCTCGTGCCCGCCGAAGCGCCGCGAAACATCTGGCAAGGTCCGGTGTCCGCGATGGAGCTCGATCTCGGCCCCCACCTCCTGCCGCTGTTCGACAGGCTGGAGAAATTGCCGGGCTCTCTGGGCAAGGTCGTTCTCGTGATGTCGGTCGGAAAGCGTGCCGGCGGCAACACGGTCGCGCGGTCGCTGAACCGGTGGGCGGTGAATAGCGGCAAGCTGAGCGTCCTGATCCGTGTCGAGCCGGACCTCGGCGGTGCCAAGATCGCAACGGCCATGGCTCCGGCAGACGGCACGACCACGGCCGATTTCCGCAGCGTCGATGAGCTTCTGAGCGCGGGCAGGCTGCCCCAGCCGTCGCCCGCGGACGATATTCGTTCGGAGTTCGATCTGATCATCGTGCACGCAACGTCGCTTGCCTTGCAGCCGGAGGTGGCGGCGCTGGCTGCTCATGCCGATCTGGTCGTCCTGGTCGGTCGCGAAGACGCGATCGATTCAGCCGCCATGCGCAGGGCGACGGCGGCACTCTCCCGGTTCGGCAACGTGCCGACCGGGATCGTCGTCAATCACGTGCCCGCAGATCTGTCGTCGGCTCAACGGCGCGGTGAAGCGCTCGGCCTGACCGGTTGA